A single region of the Pseudomonadota bacterium genome encodes:
- a CDS encoding YqgE/AlgH family protein, with product MESLKNRFLIATPQMPDPRFQEQVIYMCVHNEEEGAMGFIINQPTAISLVEILKSAEIPVPDQQLPPVYFGGPVELEAAFFLYSTKNAYQIEHQINISDSVSLSRDPKILRDIAASRGPSDYIFLLGYAGWAPGQLENELTVNGWLTLPADYEDIFHTPDSLKWRNVAMKHGIDIDLFGDEIGTA from the coding sequence ATGGAATCTCTTAAAAACAGGTTTTTAATCGCTACTCCGCAGATGCCGGATCCCCGTTTTCAGGAACAGGTGATTTACATGTGCGTTCACAATGAAGAGGAAGGCGCAATGGGATTTATCATTAATCAGCCCACAGCGATTTCATTGGTTGAAATATTGAAAAGCGCTGAGATTCCTGTTCCGGATCAACAATTGCCGCCGGTTTATTTCGGCGGCCCCGTTGAACTTGAAGCCGCCTTTTTTCTGTATTCTACCAAAAATGCTTACCAGATCGAGCATCAAATCAACATAAGTGACTCGGTGAGTCTTTCCCGTGATCCGAAAATTCTGCGTGATATTGCTGCAAGCCGCGGACCAAGCGATTATATTTTTCTTCTTGGCTATGCTGGATGGGCGCCCGGGCAGCTGGAAAACGAATTGACGGTCAACGGCTGGCTTACCTTGCCGGCAGATTATGAAGATATTTTTCATACCCCGGATTCCCTCAAATGGCGAAATGTCGCCATGAAACACGGCATTGATATCGATCTTTTCGGAGATGAGATCGGTACCGCCTGA
- the ftsY gene encoding signal recognition particle-docking protein FtsY yields MLGWFKRKLITKHKDAESEKAAVASPQVVTADEHAVESVPAQSQPPVVKGTEESFSKPGLLGRLKEQLAKTRDSFVTRVDELFLGKKVIDRELLDDLEEVLISADLGVDTVMDLLEDARERLSRKELDNPQTLRQALKVKMLEFLSSNDLSREMSMPENEPFVIMVTGVNGVGKTTSIGKIAHKFKQAGRSVLLVAGDTFRAAAVDQLKIWGERVGVEVVSQKTGSDPSSVVYDALDHAKAKKYDVVLIDTAGRMHTKVNLMEELRKIKRVISKKIPGAPHEVMLVIDATTGQNGISQARLFNEVCGLTGLTLTKLDGTAKGGIVVNICREFNIPIRFIGIGEQMDDLRDFDASEFVDALFSE; encoded by the coding sequence ATGCTTGGTTGGTTTAAAAGAAAATTAATAACAAAACACAAGGATGCAGAATCCGAGAAAGCAGCAGTTGCGTCCCCGCAAGTTGTCACGGCAGATGAACATGCTGTGGAATCCGTGCCAGCTCAGTCTCAACCGCCGGTAGTCAAGGGAACTGAAGAATCATTCTCTAAACCTGGTCTTTTGGGGAGGCTCAAGGAGCAGCTTGCAAAAACCAGGGATTCTTTCGTCACCCGGGTTGATGAATTGTTTCTCGGCAAGAAGGTGATCGACCGGGAGCTCCTTGATGATCTGGAAGAAGTTCTTATCAGCGCTGATCTTGGTGTGGACACCGTCATGGATCTCCTTGAAGATGCACGGGAACGCTTGAGCCGGAAGGAGCTTGACAACCCCCAGACCTTGCGGCAGGCGCTTAAGGTGAAAATGCTTGAATTTTTGTCGAGCAACGATTTGTCCCGAGAGATGTCCATGCCGGAGAATGAGCCATTTGTTATAATGGTCACCGGAGTCAATGGTGTTGGTAAAACCACCAGCATCGGCAAGATCGCTCATAAATTCAAACAGGCCGGCCGCAGTGTGCTGCTGGTTGCCGGTGATACCTTCAGAGCCGCTGCGGTTGACCAGCTCAAGATATGGGGAGAAAGGGTAGGCGTCGAGGTGGTCTCTCAGAAAACCGGTTCAGATCCTTCATCCGTGGTCTACGATGCATTGGATCACGCCAAGGCAAAAAAATATGATGTGGTTCTCATCGATACAGCCGGTCGCATGCATACCAAAGTGAATCTCATGGAAGAGCTTCGGAAGATAAAAAGGGTCATTTCCAAAAAAATCCCTGGTGCGCCCCATGAAGTGATGCTGGTCATTGATGCCACCACCGGTCAGAACGGCATTTCCCAGGCGCGCCTTTTTAATGAGGTCTGTGGCCTCACCGGGCTTACCCTGACCAAGCTTGACGGCACGGCAAAGGGCGGCATCGTCGTCAATATCTGTCGTGAGTTCAACATCCCGATCCGGTTTATCGGCATTGGTGAACAGATGGATGATTTGCGGGATTTTGATGCCAGTGAGTTTGTGGATGCGCTTTTTTCGGAATAA
- a CDS encoding DUF1178 family protein — MIIFDLACICGFQYEGWFNDRDDFEKQLESGILTCPQCGDVSIRKILSPVAVHTGKDLRISHPKIEEDESSQEAAAKKVLILLQKYVEKNYEDVGAQLAEKALKMHYGVETMRNIRGVATAEEEECLEKEGIEVLKIPLPREKDDKLN; from the coding sequence ATGATTATTTTTGATTTAGCCTGTATCTGCGGTTTTCAGTATGAAGGTTGGTTTAATGACCGTGATGATTTTGAAAAACAGCTGGAGTCAGGGATTCTGACCTGCCCGCAATGCGGCGATGTGTCTATTCGCAAGATTTTATCCCCGGTAGCAGTTCACACCGGAAAAGACCTGCGGATTTCCCACCCGAAGATTGAGGAAGACGAATCAAGTCAGGAGGCTGCAGCCAAGAAGGTCCTGATCCTGTTGCAGAAGTATGTTGAAAAAAATTATGAGGATGTTGGGGCCCAATTGGCAGAGAAAGCACTCAAGATGCATTACGGAGTCGAAACGATGCGGAACATCCGTGGAGTGGCAACCGCTGAAGAAGAGGAGTGTCTTGAAAAGGAAGGAATAGAGGTCCTTAAAATTCCCCTGCCAAGAGAAAAGGACGACAAGCTGAATTGA
- a CDS encoding TerB family tellurite resistance protein, whose translation MTGGAPALFNFLGILFFGVIFFILMGIAAFVGFTYYIRKKVSTYEKSQTETHNTFVFLLVNILIKIAQVDDRVSKEEINTINDFFRHHLKYSQSQMYWVRDLIKDAAESTVTLDSLLADFKQRFAYEPRLILLELIYQVIYADLTPDVREMDLAQKIADYLGISSYDHQSIRAKYMSSGERRVGDNARYYEILGLEPGATPAEIKKAYRALSMKYHPDKVNHLGEEFKQVAEEKMKLLNEAYQRLAKA comes from the coding sequence ATGACCGGCGGCGCTCCGGCTCTGTTTAATTTTCTCGGCATTCTGTTTTTCGGCGTAATATTTTTCATACTTATGGGGATTGCGGCCTTTGTGGGGTTTACCTATTACATCAGGAAAAAGGTCAGTACTTATGAAAAATCCCAGACCGAAACTCATAATACCTTTGTTTTTCTGCTGGTTAATATTCTCATTAAAATAGCCCAGGTCGATGACCGGGTATCCAAGGAAGAAATCAACACCATCAATGATTTTTTCCGCCACCATCTCAAGTACTCACAAAGCCAGATGTACTGGGTTCGCGATCTGATCAAAGACGCTGCTGAGTCAACTGTAACTCTTGATTCTTTGCTGGCCGATTTCAAGCAGCGTTTTGCCTACGAGCCCCGATTGATCCTGCTTGAACTCATATATCAGGTTATTTATGCTGATTTGACCCCTGACGTCCGCGAGATGGATCTGGCCCAGAAAATTGCTGACTATCTGGGGATTTCATCATACGACCACCAGTCCATACGAGCAAAATATATGAGCAGCGGTGAGAGGCGGGTGGGGGATAATGCGAGATATTATGAGATTCTCGGCTTGGAGCCGGGTGCAACCCCGGCAGAAATCAAAAAAGCCTATCGCGCGCTCAGTATGAAATATCATCCGGATAAGGTGAATCATCTCGGTGAAGAATTCAAGCAGGTTGCCGAAGAGAAGATGAAGCTTCTTAATGAGGCTTACCAGCGTCTTGCCAAGGCATGA
- the glgB gene encoding 1,4-alpha-glucan branching protein GlgB, which translates to MSTIVEKELERIIKSDQHDPFQVLGLHIINQSPPEAIIRTFQPHASSVRVLANDQSLDMYKMRSEGLFELIITGYTEPFDYFLEITSFDNSRKTFKDPYRYLPQLSEFDRHLFNAGNHYQIFEKLGAHTTTIDGVDGTIFRVWAPSARRVSVIGDFNWWDGRVHQMRSLGGSGIWELFIPGIKHGEAYKYEIRAQDMSLHEKADPYQFFSELRPKTASIVWDLNTYSWQDEEWINNRDRSTLYKKPFSIYEMHLGSWQRDPGNAERFLTYRELAKSLIPYIKEMGFTHIELMPIMEHPYDESWGYQTTGYFSVTSRHGTPQDFMYFVDCCHQNGIGVLLDWAPAHFPTDGHALGRFDGSHLYEHQHPQEGMHPEWGTLIFNYGRNEVRNFLIANALFWLDKFHIDGLRVDAVASMLYKDYGRKDKEWIPNPYGGKENIEAIEFLRHLNSVLYERFPGAMTIAEESTSFYGVSRPADQGGLGFGFKWNMGWMNDMLTFFSKDPIYRKHHHNSLTFSLLYAFTESFILPLSHDEVVHGKRSLLAKMPGDPWQQFANLRLLFFFMWTHPGKKLLFMGGEFGQYSEWYCKVSLDWHLMEHEGNHRRLHEFVKTLNHFYRNEPALWEDDFSFEGFKWMDFKDVDNSIIAFARFANNKNDHLVCVLNFTPQAHHGYKLGVPSDRKYREVFCSDLTSFGGTDVKNPTLKDPIHEAYGEAPYHVLVSIPPLGGIILKPE; encoded by the coding sequence GTGTCCACTATCGTTGAGAAAGAACTTGAAAGAATAATTAAATCCGACCAGCATGACCCCTTTCAGGTTCTCGGACTCCATATAATTAATCAATCGCCGCCGGAAGCTATTATCAGGACCTTCCAGCCCCACGCATCATCCGTCAGAGTGCTCGCCAACGACCAGTCCCTTGACATGTATAAAATGCGCAGTGAGGGCCTCTTCGAACTGATCATTACCGGATATACCGAACCCTTCGATTATTTTCTGGAGATCACAAGCTTCGATAACTCCCGAAAGACCTTCAAGGATCCATACCGGTACCTCCCCCAGCTTTCCGAATTTGACAGGCATCTATTCAATGCCGGCAATCATTACCAGATATTCGAAAAACTCGGAGCACACACCACCACCATCGACGGGGTTGACGGTACGATATTCAGAGTCTGGGCCCCTTCTGCACGACGGGTCAGTGTTATCGGCGACTTCAACTGGTGGGACGGGCGCGTTCACCAGATGCGCTCCCTGGGCGGCTCAGGAATCTGGGAGCTTTTCATCCCGGGAATCAAACATGGCGAAGCATATAAGTATGAAATCCGCGCTCAGGACATGAGCCTCCATGAAAAAGCCGATCCGTACCAGTTTTTTTCAGAACTGCGCCCCAAGACCGCTTCCATTGTCTGGGACCTCAACACCTATTCCTGGCAGGACGAAGAATGGATCAATAACCGCGACAGGTCAACCCTCTATAAAAAACCTTTCTCAATCTATGAAATGCATCTCGGCTCCTGGCAGCGAGACCCCGGTAATGCGGAACGGTTTCTTACATACAGGGAGTTGGCCAAGTCGCTTATCCCATATATAAAGGAAATGGGATTCACCCATATCGAGCTCATGCCCATCATGGAGCATCCCTATGATGAATCATGGGGCTACCAGACAACCGGCTATTTTTCTGTAACCAGCAGGCACGGTACCCCGCAGGATTTCATGTATTTTGTCGATTGCTGCCATCAAAACGGCATTGGCGTCCTGCTTGACTGGGCGCCGGCCCACTTTCCCACCGACGGTCACGCCCTGGGAAGATTCGACGGTTCACATTTATACGAACATCAGCATCCACAGGAAGGAATGCATCCCGAATGGGGCACCCTGATCTTTAATTACGGCCGGAACGAAGTAAGAAACTTTCTCATCGCCAACGCTTTATTCTGGCTGGACAAATTCCATATCGACGGACTCCGGGTGGATGCTGTGGCCTCCATGCTCTATAAAGACTACGGCAGAAAGGATAAGGAGTGGATTCCAAACCCATATGGCGGCAAGGAAAACATCGAAGCGATAGAATTCCTCCGCCATTTGAACAGCGTTCTCTACGAGCGGTTTCCGGGCGCAATGACAATTGCCGAAGAATCCACAAGTTTCTACGGGGTCTCAAGGCCTGCAGACCAGGGAGGGCTTGGCTTCGGTTTCAAATGGAATATGGGCTGGATGAACGATATGCTTACTTTTTTCAGCAAGGATCCCATCTACCGGAAGCACCACCATAATTCTCTGACATTTTCACTGCTTTACGCCTTTACGGAAAGCTTTATCCTGCCTCTTTCACATGATGAGGTAGTACACGGCAAACGGTCGCTGCTTGCCAAAATGCCGGGCGACCCGTGGCAGCAGTTTGCCAATCTCCGATTGCTTTTCTTTTTCATGTGGACTCATCCGGGTAAAAAGCTGCTGTTCATGGGCGGCGAATTCGGACAGTATTCGGAATGGTATTGCAAGGTAAGCCTGGACTGGCATCTCATGGAGCATGAAGGAAATCACCGGCGCCTGCATGAATTTGTCAAAACACTTAACCACTTTTATCGAAATGAACCGGCGCTCTGGGAAGACGATTTTTCCTTTGAAGGATTCAAGTGGATGGATTTCAAGGATGTTGATAACAGCATCATCGCATTTGCCAGGTTCGCAAACAATAAAAATGATCACCTGGTCTGCGTGCTGAACTTCACGCCACAGGCACACCACGGCTATAAATTAGGTGTCCCCTCTGACAGGAAATACAGAGAGGTATTTTGCTCTGACCTGACCTCTTTTGGCGGCACCGATGTCAAGAACCCGACCCTCAAAGATCCCATCCATGAGGCCTACGGTGAAGCACCGTATCATGTTCTTGTTTCAATACCACCGTTAGGCGGAATAATCCTTAAACCCGAGTAA
- the ispH gene encoding 4-hydroxy-3-methylbut-2-enyl diphosphate reductase, giving the protein MEVILAAHAGFCMGVRRAVETTIEIVRKEDEGIATFGPLIHNPQVLDLLNERGVRVLDHVPEKGEGTIIIRAHGIPPALKQQLIASGARVQDATCPRVVKVQVIIKKYRNKGYSTVIIGDRNHAEVEGLMGYAGENCHVVSSEQDLEKLKVAAPYIIVSQTTQDEISFENISQKILEYFPGGEVFNTICDSTHKRQEEVRKLCEKVQAMVVVGGKASANTQRLGKIAQGMGCPVFMIENQEDLDIKALSAFDCVGVTAGASTPSWMIKWVVRALEAVPGKSDGLIRPVINRFLWLLLATNFYISLGGGLMAYAFGKLLSGEQSGANFFLAFGYLFAMHNINRFTDQRSKKINDPIRALFYRRYRWTFLIASAIALTGSLTLAFGMGSQSFLLLLGMSILGVLYSVRFIPKSLSTVTRVRGLKEIPGSKSIFVAMAWAFVIVVVPAFESSTGVTPYILGGTIIVFLLAYLRSALFDVFDILGDRLVGKETLPVWIGEKRTLLILHVINALLIIIVLSAPLMGLLPVAAYWLGPGIIYQGALVYFYDKGRFREGFRLEFAVETTVFIIAFSVWFAV; this is encoded by the coding sequence ATGGAAGTTATTCTTGCAGCCCATGCCGGATTCTGCATGGGCGTTCGACGAGCAGTGGAAACCACCATTGAAATTGTCCGGAAGGAGGATGAGGGCATTGCCACGTTCGGGCCGCTCATTCATAATCCACAGGTTCTGGATCTCCTCAATGAACGAGGCGTCCGGGTTCTGGATCACGTTCCTGAAAAGGGCGAGGGAACAATTATTATCCGGGCCCATGGTATTCCGCCGGCCCTGAAACAGCAGCTGATCGCTTCCGGCGCCAGGGTCCAGGATGCCACCTGCCCGAGAGTTGTCAAGGTTCAGGTTATCATCAAGAAATATCGCAACAAGGGGTACTCAACGGTTATCATCGGTGACAGAAACCATGCCGAGGTTGAAGGACTCATGGGTTATGCAGGAGAAAATTGCCATGTAGTGAGTTCCGAACAAGACCTTGAAAAGCTGAAGGTGGCCGCCCCTTATATTATTGTCAGTCAGACCACTCAGGATGAAATATCCTTTGAGAACATCAGTCAGAAGATTCTTGAATATTTCCCCGGCGGCGAAGTGTTTAACACCATCTGCGATTCCACCCATAAACGTCAGGAAGAAGTTCGGAAATTATGTGAGAAAGTTCAGGCTATGGTTGTGGTGGGAGGCAAGGCGAGCGCTAATACCCAAAGACTCGGCAAGATTGCCCAGGGAATGGGATGCCCGGTGTTCATGATCGAAAACCAGGAAGATCTCGACATCAAAGCACTGTCTGCATTTGATTGTGTCGGGGTAACTGCCGGCGCTTCAACACCTTCCTGGATGATAAAGTGGGTAGTGCGGGCCCTGGAAGCGGTTCCCGGGAAAAGTGACGGCCTTATCCGCCCGGTAATCAATAGGTTCCTGTGGCTTCTGCTTGCAACAAATTTTTACATAAGCCTGGGTGGAGGGCTTATGGCCTATGCCTTTGGAAAGCTGTTGAGCGGCGAACAGAGCGGCGCTAATTTTTTTCTGGCATTTGGCTATCTGTTTGCCATGCATAATATTAACCGTTTTACCGACCAGCGCTCCAAGAAAATCAATGACCCCATCCGGGCGTTGTTTTATCGCCGCTACCGATGGACTTTTCTGATTGCCTCGGCAATAGCCCTTACCGGTTCGCTGACCCTGGCATTCGGTATGGGAAGTCAATCCTTCCTGCTGCTTCTGGGGATGAGCATATTGGGGGTTTTATACAGCGTCCGGTTCATTCCGAAATCCTTATCCACTGTTACACGTGTTCGAGGACTCAAGGAAATACCGGGCTCAAAGTCGATATTTGTTGCCATGGCCTGGGCTTTTGTGATTGTAGTGGTACCGGCATTTGAAAGTTCAACGGGGGTGACGCCTTATATACTGGGTGGGACAATTATTGTCTTCCTCCTTGCATACCTGCGAAGCGCGCTTTTTGATGTGTTTGATATTCTGGGTGACAGGCTGGTGGGCAAGGAGACCCTGCCGGTCTGGATCGGTGAAAAAAGAACGCTGCTTATTCTGCATGTCATCAATGCACTTCTGATAATAATTGTCTTGTCCGCACCCTTGATGGGATTGCTTCCGGTTGCGGCCTACTGGCTCGGCCCTGGAATAATCTATCAGGGGGCGCTTGTTTATTTTTACGATAAAGGCAGGTTCCGCGAAGGGTTCCGACTTGAATTTGCCGTGGAAACAACGGTTTTCATTATTGCCTTTTCAGTATGGTTCGCCGTCTGA
- the speB gene encoding agmatinase: MSDFQFLDKDEACECLALIKRVSLISAPLASSVSWGKGTDRGPGAIIDASKALEVFDDELKVETFRAGIETLPPLQLAGLSAAEALKIIEESVDTALLQDRLPVVLGGEHTVTLPAVRACARQYPDLQVIQFDAHLDLRDSYQGNPLSHACVMRRIDDLGLRFLQVGIRSFSREEWDFISGKGLQPYFMERIHNEEDWMERFCSELAENIYITFDVDALDPSIMPATGTPEPDGLTWAQTTRLLRKIIRTGKVVGLDFVEFSPIADNPSASFTVAKLIYRTLGYILSPLISDSK, translated from the coding sequence ATGAGTGATTTTCAGTTTCTTGATAAAGACGAGGCATGTGAATGCCTGGCGCTGATAAAGCGTGTAAGCCTCATATCCGCGCCCCTTGCAAGCTCAGTGAGCTGGGGAAAGGGCACGGATCGAGGCCCTGGAGCAATTATAGATGCCTCAAAAGCTCTTGAGGTGTTTGATGATGAATTGAAAGTTGAAACCTTCCGGGCAGGGATTGAGACCCTGCCGCCGCTGCAGCTTGCAGGATTATCTGCTGCAGAAGCTTTGAAAATAATCGAAGAATCTGTGGATACGGCCCTTTTGCAAGATCGTCTGCCCGTTGTGCTGGGCGGAGAGCACACCGTCACCCTGCCGGCGGTAAGGGCCTGCGCGCGGCAATATCCCGACCTTCAGGTCATCCAGTTTGACGCCCATCTTGATCTCAGGGACAGCTACCAGGGGAATCCGTTGAGTCACGCCTGTGTCATGCGGCGCATCGATGATCTCGGACTGCGGTTCCTGCAGGTCGGCATCAGGTCATTTTCCAGGGAGGAATGGGATTTCATCTCAGGAAAAGGTTTGCAGCCGTATTTTATGGAAAGAATCCATAATGAGGAAGACTGGATGGAGCGATTTTGCTCGGAACTGGCTGAAAATATTTATATAACCTTTGATGTTGACGCCCTGGATCCTTCAATAATGCCTGCAACCGGCACCCCTGAGCCGGATGGGCTGACCTGGGCGCAGACCACCAGGCTGTTAAGAAAAATAATCCGGACCGGCAAGGTTGTGGGTCTTGATTTTGTCGAGTTCTCGCCCATTGCCGATAACCCCTCCGCCTCTTTTACCGTTGCCAAATTGATTTATCGGACACTTGGGTATATACTGTCTCCGTTAATTTCAGATTCAAAATAA
- a CDS encoding pyridoxal phosphate-dependent aminotransferase: protein MTISNKMIGFSKKSSWIRLMFEKGAKLKAEFGAENIFDFSLGNPDIPPPAELSATLLRLAAEKNAGQHAYMPNAGYPKVRQSVAQKVSGEQGVEVGFENIIMTCGAAGGLNVIMKSLLNPGDEVIILAPYFVEYVFYIDNHGGVPVIVATAEDFSLDISAISRALTPKTKAIIVNSPNNPSGQIYSEKSLAQLAEALKQAEKKFGAPVYIVSDEPYRKIVYDGLEVPSIFNAYANSLVVTSFSKDLSIPGERIGFIAVHPEVQDRLQLLEVMILANRILGFVNAPALMQRVVGEMAPASIDAGVYAVRRQMFCDILSQCGYEFVAPKGAFYVFPKSPLESDVEFVDILQQNKILAVPGTGFGTPGYFRLAFCVENSVIQRSSDAFRRAMDTARNKV, encoded by the coding sequence ATGACAATTTCAAATAAAATGATCGGCTTTTCAAAGAAATCCTCCTGGATCCGTCTGATGTTTGAAAAAGGCGCCAAGCTCAAGGCGGAGTTTGGTGCGGAGAATATTTTTGATTTCAGCCTTGGCAATCCGGATATTCCGCCGCCGGCAGAATTGTCTGCGACTCTGTTGCGTCTTGCCGCAGAAAAAAATGCCGGGCAACACGCTTATATGCCTAATGCCGGTTATCCTAAGGTTCGCCAAAGCGTTGCTCAAAAAGTTTCAGGCGAACAGGGGGTGGAAGTTGGTTTTGAAAATATCATCATGACCTGCGGGGCTGCCGGCGGTTTGAACGTGATCATGAAATCCCTGCTGAATCCCGGCGATGAAGTGATAATTCTTGCGCCTTATTTTGTCGAGTATGTTTTCTATATTGATAACCATGGAGGGGTCCCGGTGATAGTAGCCACTGCCGAGGATTTCAGCCTGGATATATCGGCGATTTCACGAGCCCTTACTCCAAAAACCAAGGCAATTATCGTCAATAGTCCGAATAATCCTTCAGGGCAGATATATTCTGAAAAATCCCTTGCCCAACTTGCCGAAGCGCTTAAGCAGGCAGAAAAAAAATTCGGCGCGCCGGTGTATATCGTTTCAGACGAACCATACCGGAAGATCGTCTACGACGGTCTGGAAGTTCCCAGTATTTTTAACGCCTACGCCAATAGTCTGGTGGTGACCTCCTTTTCCAAGGATTTATCCATCCCCGGTGAGAGAATCGGTTTTATCGCGGTCCACCCGGAGGTTCAGGACCGTCTGCAACTCCTTGAAGTCATGATCCTGGCGAACCGCATATTGGGGTTTGTCAACGCCCCTGCCTTGATGCAAAGGGTTGTGGGTGAGATGGCGCCGGCGTCCATTGATGCCGGTGTCTATGCCGTACGCCGTCAAATGTTCTGCGATATTCTCTCACAGTGTGGCTACGAGTTCGTTGCACCCAAGGGCGCTTTTTATGTCTTCCCCAAATCTCCCCTTGAAAGTGATGTGGAATTTGTTGACATCCTTCAGCAAAACAAAATACTTGCCGTCCCCGGCACCGGTTTCGGTACTCCCGGATATTTTCGGCTTGCCTTTTGCGTTGAAAACTCGGTGATACAAAGATCTTCAGATGCTTTCCGCCGGGCTATGGATACGGCCCGAAATAAGGTTTGA
- a CDS encoding DUF3524 domain-containing protein, whose protein sequence is MLSAGLWIRPEIRFDVTGAVLSSTREKIIVLEPYFGGSHKAFLRGLEKHLDLDFEFHTLPARKWKWRMRLAAPYFADKLHKQGHRDEQPGNACILCSTFVDVAAFRSLAPDWAKPLPLVTYFHENQFAYPVQVDDERDYHFAVTNFTTALASDLIAFNSQHNLSTFLIGLKDFLKKTPDMKFKGVEHLICNKSRVLFPGQDFEDIDRQEGLRNGNDPVILWNHRWEHDKQPEIFFEALYSLDQKGFDFKLIVAGESFKQSPAVFKQAENLLAKRILHFGHARSRKEYVELLRHSDIVVSTANHEFFGIAVIEAVRAGCRPLLPGRLSYPELFPAEFLYDADEDFQEALISTLAKGRLSKDNAHELTERFSWNCLADQYREWLHF, encoded by the coding sequence ATGCTTTCCGCCGGGCTATGGATACGGCCCGAAATAAGGTTTGATGTGACTGGCGCCGTACTCTCTTCAACGCGGGAAAAAATTATCGTGCTGGAGCCATATTTCGGCGGCTCCCATAAGGCTTTTTTAAGGGGTCTTGAGAAACATCTCGACCTTGATTTTGAATTTCATACACTCCCTGCCCGCAAATGGAAATGGCGCATGCGTCTGGCGGCGCCGTATTTCGCAGACAAACTTCATAAACAGGGACATCGGGATGAACAGCCCGGGAATGCCTGCATCCTCTGCTCAACCTTTGTCGATGTGGCGGCTTTCCGCTCCCTGGCCCCGGATTGGGCCAAACCACTCCCCCTTGTCACCTATTTTCATGAGAATCAATTCGCCTATCCAGTGCAGGTTGATGATGAAAGGGACTATCATTTTGCCGTGACCAATTTTACAACCGCCTTGGCTTCCGATCTCATTGCATTTAATTCTCAACACAATCTGTCCACCTTTCTCATTGGATTAAAGGACTTCCTCAAGAAAACGCCTGATATGAAGTTCAAAGGGGTCGAACATCTGATTTGCAATAAATCCAGGGTGCTGTTTCCTGGCCAGGATTTTGAAGACATTGACCGGCAGGAAGGATTGCGCAACGGCAATGATCCGGTTATTTTATGGAATCACCGTTGGGAGCACGATAAACAGCCGGAGATATTTTTTGAAGCCCTTTATTCTCTGGATCAGAAAGGTTTTGATTTTAAGTTGATTGTCGCCGGCGAATCGTTTAAGCAATCCCCGGCGGTTTTTAAACAGGCCGAAAATCTACTCGCAAAGAGAATTCTCCATTTCGGCCATGCCCGGTCAAGAAAAGAATATGTCGAACTTCTCAGGCACTCGGATATCGTAGTTTCCACTGCCAATCATGAATTTTTTGGAATCGCGGTTATCGAAGCAGTCCGTGCCGGCTGCAGGCCGCTTTTGCCCGGGAGGCTTTCATATCCTGAGTTGTTTCCGGCTGAATTTCTTTATGACGCTGATGAAGATTTTCAGGAGGCGCTTATTTCGACCCTTGCAAAGGGGAGATTGTCAAAGGACAATGCCCATGAACTTACAGAGCGTTTTTCGTGGAACTGTCTTGCGGATCAATATAGAGAATGGTTACATTTTTAG